Proteins found in one Podarcis muralis chromosome 5, rPodMur119.hap1.1, whole genome shotgun sequence genomic segment:
- the MRGBP gene encoding MRG/MORF4L-binding protein isoform X2: MGEAESSAVAADAGLKAPCPAAGPAAPVSAEPAPQAAPEEAASTASSVSSAASAMTVMTAAAAAAPPPPPPPLPVPVVWSPEVEVCLFHAMLGHKPVGVNRHFHMICIRDKFSQNIGRQISSKVIWDHLSTMYDMQALHESEILPFPNSEKNFSLPEEIIQEVKEGKVMIEDDVKEEIKEEMESHAGPEEVYASMGSLAKASEKPSSKEKERSSSESGSKEGADKRKRNRVTEKIAEAEQRSLNILKPG, translated from the exons atgGGCGAAGCGGAGAGCTCGGCGGTGGCGGCAGACGCGGGGTTGAAGGCCCCCTGCCCGGCCGCAGGGCCTGCGGCGCCCGTGTCGGCCGAGCCCGCCCCGCAAGCGGCGCCTGAGGAAGCGGCGTCAACGGCGTCGAGCGTCTCCTCAGCGGCCTCGGCGATGACCGTCATGACGGCGGCGGCTGCGGcggctccccctcctcctccgccgccgctgcCGGTGCCGGTGGTGTGGAGCCCCGAGGTGGAGGTGTGCCTCTTTCACGCCATGCTGGGCCACAAGCCCGTCG GTGTGAATCGCCATTTTCACATGATCTGTATCCGAGATAAATTCAGCCAGAATATCGGGAGGCAGATTTCTTCCAAAGTCATCTGGGACCATTTAAGCACCATGTATGACATGCAAGCGCTG cATGAATCTGAGATTCTTCCCTTCCCCAACTCAGAAAAAAACTTCAGCCTCCCTGAAGAAATTATTCAAGAGGTAAAAGAAG GTAAAGTGATGATTGAAGATGACGTGAAAGAAGAGATAAAGGAAGAGATGGAATCGCACGCAGGTCCTGAAGAAG TATATGCATCTATGGGAAGCCTGGCCAAAGCATCTGAGAAACCAAGCagtaaggagaaagagagaagctcGTCTGAATCTGGATCCAAAGAAGGAGCAGATAAGAGAAAGCGGAACAGAGTCACTGAGAAG ATTGCCGAAGCAGAACAAAGGTCATTAAACATCTTAAAACCAGGATGA
- the MRGBP gene encoding MRG/MORF4L-binding protein isoform X1: MGEAESSAVAADAGLKAPCPAAGPAAPVSAEPAPQAAPEEAASTASSVSSAASAMTVMTAAAAAAPPPPPPPLPVPVVWSPEVEVCLFHAMLGHKPVGVNRHFHMICIRDKFSQNIGRQISSKVIWDHLSTMYDMQALHESEILPFPNSEKNFSLPEEIIQEVKEGKVMIEDDVKEEIKEEMESHAGPEEVYASMGSLAKASEKPSSKEKERSSSESGSKEGADKRKRNRVTEKVLNANSNPSSPSAAKRRRT, encoded by the exons atgGGCGAAGCGGAGAGCTCGGCGGTGGCGGCAGACGCGGGGTTGAAGGCCCCCTGCCCGGCCGCAGGGCCTGCGGCGCCCGTGTCGGCCGAGCCCGCCCCGCAAGCGGCGCCTGAGGAAGCGGCGTCAACGGCGTCGAGCGTCTCCTCAGCGGCCTCGGCGATGACCGTCATGACGGCGGCGGCTGCGGcggctccccctcctcctccgccgccgctgcCGGTGCCGGTGGTGTGGAGCCCCGAGGTGGAGGTGTGCCTCTTTCACGCCATGCTGGGCCACAAGCCCGTCG GTGTGAATCGCCATTTTCACATGATCTGTATCCGAGATAAATTCAGCCAGAATATCGGGAGGCAGATTTCTTCCAAAGTCATCTGGGACCATTTAAGCACCATGTATGACATGCAAGCGCTG cATGAATCTGAGATTCTTCCCTTCCCCAACTCAGAAAAAAACTTCAGCCTCCCTGAAGAAATTATTCAAGAGGTAAAAGAAG GTAAAGTGATGATTGAAGATGACGTGAAAGAAGAGATAAAGGAAGAGATGGAATCGCACGCAGGTCCTGAAGAAG TATATGCATCTATGGGAAGCCTGGCCAAAGCATCTGAGAAACCAAGCagtaaggagaaagagagaagctcGTCTGAATCTGGATCCAAAGAAGGAGCAGATAAGAGAAAGCGGAACAGAGTCACTGAGAAGGTTTTGAACGCAAATAGCAATCCTTCCAGTCCAAGTGCTGCAAAACGGCGCAGAACATAA